One Saccharopolyspora erythraea NRRL 2338 genomic region harbors:
- the epsC gene encoding serine O-acetyltransferase EpsC, with translation MTPRKANRWPRVVRRACATLREDLDTVLAKDPAVTSRAEALMYPHLLALWAHRAAHLLYRRTWYGPARLLSLLARSATGIDIHPGARIGPRLFIDHGEGVVIGETVAIGADVVLYHQVTLGAVGWRRDRMRAPGEQRHPTVGDGVTIGAKASVLGPVEVGECAVIGAHALVLRDVAAKERVRGGAVVGRHAAAATDAGTLG, from the coding sequence GCGTCGTGCGGCGCGCGTGCGCGACCCTGCGCGAGGACCTCGACACCGTGCTGGCCAAGGACCCGGCGGTCACCAGCCGCGCGGAAGCCCTGATGTACCCGCACCTGCTCGCGCTGTGGGCGCACCGCGCGGCCCACCTCCTCTACCGGCGCACCTGGTACGGCCCGGCGCGCCTGCTCTCGCTGCTCGCCCGCTCCGCCACCGGCATCGACATCCACCCCGGAGCACGCATCGGACCGCGTCTGTTCATCGACCACGGCGAAGGGGTGGTGATCGGCGAGACCGTCGCCATCGGCGCGGACGTGGTGCTCTACCACCAGGTCACGCTCGGCGCGGTCGGCTGGCGGCGCGACCGGATGCGGGCGCCGGGGGAGCAGCGGCACCCGACGGTCGGCGACGGCGTCACCATCGGCGCCAAGGCCAGCGTCCTGGGGCCGGTCGAGGTCGGCGAGTGCGCGGTCATCGGGGCGCACGCCCTGGTCCTGCGCGACGTCGCGGCCAAGGAACGGGTGCGCGGCGGGGCGGTGGTGGGCAGGCACGCGGCCGCCGCCACCGACGCCGGCACCCTCGGCTGA
- a CDS encoding LuxR family transcriptional regulator has protein sequence MSCLDRVAAGSPAAVVLEGAFGSGKTRALDLASEHAHRAGLTAVRLPTPSSFRAGACSAVRDLWAFGPFAGRDDEPFAPEAVARAVLAARRTVLLVDDLHRLDEESLRWLGSVLDRLPDSSLGVVATAPRGEGERAGGPPAEVVARFSDRRALSYMDLAEVTELAEAQLGGPPPRGFAEECLHQTGGNPLLLNWLFGELRARAGNASGGRLARIEEIGLRELAEILANRYGSRCSVATEVIEAVALLAPEASTELVAGYCGLAPSTLAEVTDRLEATGVLERSGAGHAPAAPVIHRAVLAGMSPDRLEAAHVRAAALLHGEGAPAELVASHLLQVRRAEMPAWFCDVMHEHARGLVARGEPEQARRYLLRAVDRCTGSHRAEIFRELATIALRSDPPTARRYLHEALRLQADPGIRVRLRIMLANAMVMAGESESAVRTLRAGLDEIGGTDPRGASRLRQELRLTCLWGDLGEVAGPEANPGPEESGHRSKLVANALRCYWAGEDREQAAADAEEALETGPDDEHPASLLLPALVLARSGAFAAASTHVHRMLLEATAVDASAIVVHAGSVLAEILLHAGDLPACAQMADSAVEATSRRSAGEHPMYLGTAVASAVAVALATGDHSGAWRCLDGTGLSAEVPRWSPYNSVLLQRGRLHAAQGELDAALADLRECGRRMTAANVHNPAAGAWRSESALVHARMGHHDRAMSLVRVELEQARRWGAPAPIGQALRVMGLVSRDEARLAHLTEAVAVLRDSGARLSYAQALFDLGVTYRKLHRPNEARPRLRAALAHARHCGAQVLVHRASEQLAACRVRPQRTTALGVEALTPAERRVAVLAAEGRTNRQIAADLYVTRRTVELHLSRVYQKLLIPGRPALGRAMSSS, from the coding sequence GTGTCCTGCCTCGACCGGGTCGCCGCGGGCAGCCCGGCGGCCGTGGTGCTGGAGGGCGCCTTCGGCTCCGGCAAGACCAGGGCGCTCGATCTGGCGTCGGAGCACGCCCACCGCGCGGGCCTGACCGCGGTGCGGCTGCCCACCCCGTCGAGTTTCCGCGCCGGGGCCTGCTCGGCCGTGCGCGACCTGTGGGCGTTCGGCCCGTTCGCGGGCCGGGACGACGAGCCGTTCGCCCCGGAGGCGGTGGCGCGCGCGGTCCTCGCCGCGCGGCGCACCGTGCTCCTGGTCGACGACCTGCACCGGCTCGACGAGGAGTCGCTGCGATGGCTGGGATCGGTGCTCGACCGGCTGCCGGACAGCTCGCTCGGCGTCGTGGCGACCGCTCCGCGCGGCGAGGGCGAGCGCGCGGGCGGTCCGCCGGCCGAGGTGGTGGCCCGCTTCAGCGACCGGCGGGCGCTGTCCTACATGGACCTGGCCGAGGTCACCGAACTCGCCGAGGCCCAGCTGGGTGGCCCACCGCCCCGGGGTTTCGCCGAGGAGTGCCTGCACCAGACCGGCGGCAACCCGCTCCTGCTGAACTGGCTGTTCGGCGAGTTGCGGGCGCGGGCGGGCAACGCCTCCGGCGGACGCCTCGCCAGGATCGAGGAGATCGGGCTGCGCGAGCTCGCCGAGATTCTGGCCAACCGCTACGGCAGCCGGTGCTCGGTGGCCACCGAGGTGATCGAGGCGGTCGCCCTGCTGGCACCGGAGGCGAGCACCGAGCTCGTCGCGGGCTACTGCGGCCTCGCGCCGAGCACCCTCGCCGAGGTCACCGACCGGCTGGAGGCCACCGGGGTGCTCGAACGCTCCGGCGCGGGCCACGCGCCGGCCGCGCCGGTCATCCACCGCGCCGTGCTGGCCGGGATGTCGCCGGACCGGCTGGAAGCGGCGCACGTCCGCGCCGCCGCGCTGTTGCACGGCGAGGGCGCGCCGGCCGAGCTCGTCGCCTCGCACCTGTTGCAGGTCCGCCGCGCCGAGATGCCCGCGTGGTTCTGCGACGTCATGCACGAGCACGCCCGCGGGCTGGTCGCCCGCGGCGAGCCCGAGCAGGCGCGGCGCTACCTGCTGCGCGCCGTCGACCGCTGCACCGGGAGCCACCGGGCCGAGATCTTCCGGGAACTCGCCACGATCGCCCTGCGCAGCGATCCGCCGACGGCGCGCCGCTACCTGCACGAGGCGCTCCGCCTCCAGGCCGACCCCGGGATCCGCGTCCGGCTCCGCATCATGCTGGCCAACGCGATGGTCATGGCTGGTGAGTCCGAGTCGGCCGTCAGGACGCTGCGTGCGGGTCTGGACGAGATCGGCGGCACCGACCCGCGGGGCGCGTCCCGGCTCCGGCAGGAGCTGCGCCTGACCTGCCTGTGGGGCGACCTCGGCGAGGTGGCCGGGCCGGAGGCCAATCCGGGGCCGGAGGAGAGCGGCCACCGAAGCAAGCTCGTCGCCAACGCGTTGCGCTGCTACTGGGCCGGCGAGGACCGCGAACAGGCGGCCGCCGACGCCGAAGAGGCGCTGGAGACCGGGCCGGACGACGAGCACCCGGCCAGCCTCCTGCTGCCCGCGCTGGTGCTGGCCCGCAGCGGTGCCTTCGCCGCGGCCTCCACCCATGTGCACCGGATGCTGCTGGAGGCGACGGCGGTGGACGCCTCGGCGATCGTGGTGCACGCCGGCAGCGTGCTGGCCGAGATCCTGCTGCACGCCGGCGACCTCCCGGCGTGCGCGCAGATGGCGGACTCGGCGGTCGAGGCGACGTCGCGCCGGTCCGCGGGCGAGCACCCGATGTACCTGGGCACCGCCGTCGCCAGCGCCGTCGCCGTCGCGCTGGCCACCGGCGACCACTCCGGCGCCTGGCGCTGCCTGGACGGCACCGGCCTCTCGGCCGAGGTGCCCCGATGGAGCCCCTACAACTCCGTTCTGCTGCAGAGGGGACGGCTGCACGCGGCCCAGGGCGAGCTGGATGCGGCCCTGGCCGACCTGCGCGAGTGCGGCAGGCGGATGACGGCCGCGAACGTGCACAACCCGGCCGCCGGAGCGTGGCGCTCCGAGTCCGCGCTGGTCCACGCGCGCATGGGCCACCACGACCGCGCCATGTCGCTGGTGCGCGTCGAACTGGAACAGGCGCGCCGGTGGGGAGCTCCCGCGCCGATCGGCCAGGCGCTGCGGGTCATGGGCCTGGTCTCCCGTGACGAGGCCCGGCTGGCGCACCTGACCGAGGCCGTCGCGGTGCTCCGCGACTCCGGTGCGCGGTTGTCCTACGCGCAGGCACTGTTCGACCTGGGCGTCACCTACCGGAAGCTGCACCGGCCCAACGAGGCGCGGCCGCGGTTGCGCGCGGCGTTGGCGCACGCGAGGCACTGCGGAGCGCAGGTGCTGGTGCACCGGGCGTCCGAGCAGCTGGCCGCGTGCCGGGTGCGGCCGCAGCGCACGACCGCCCTCGGCGTCGAGGCGCTGACGCCGGCCGAGCGCCGGGTCGCCGTGCTGGCCGCCGAAGGGCGGACCAACCGCCAGATCGCCGCGGACCTCTACGTCACCCGGCGCACGGTCGAGCTGCACCTGAGCCGCGTGTACCAGAAGCTGCTGATCCCGGGGCGCCCCGCGCTGGGCAGGGCGATGTCGAGCTCCTGA
- a CDS encoding TetR/AcrR family transcriptional regulator produces MRSLLPEVGYQGLTLEAVAAHAGTTKPAIRRRWPSQKHLVVDAITEHVGSTPTPDTGCTHCDLVAGIDTLRRTMTGPLLTLTLPPLVADLRDDDVLRNRFFDRFFNPRRQTTARAIERGIERGDVREDVDVELLLDMLAATMTYRLLFGHQPIAPGLSEEIVDVVMRGVATPQWAKQH; encoded by the coding sequence GTGCGCAGTCTCCTGCCGGAAGTCGGTTACCAGGGCCTCACCCTCGAAGCCGTCGCCGCGCACGCCGGGACGACCAAGCCCGCGATCCGGCGGCGCTGGCCCAGCCAGAAGCACCTGGTGGTCGACGCGATCACCGAGCACGTCGGCTCGACGCCGACGCCCGACACCGGCTGCACGCACTGCGACCTGGTCGCCGGCATCGACACCCTGCGGCGCACGATGACGGGGCCGCTGCTGACGCTCACGCTGCCGCCGCTGGTCGCCGACCTGCGCGACGACGACGTGCTGCGCAACCGGTTCTTCGACCGGTTCTTCAACCCGCGGCGCCAGACCACCGCGCGCGCGATCGAGCGCGGGATCGAGCGCGGTGACGTCCGCGAGGACGTCGACGTCGAGCTGCTGCTCGACATGCTGGCCGCGACGATGACCTACCGGTTGCTGTTCGGCCACCAGCCCATCGCGCCCGGCCTCAGCGAGGAGATCGTCGACGTCGTGATGCGCGGGGTCGCCACCCCGCAGTGGGCCAAGCAGCACTGA
- a CDS encoding MFS transporter, which yields MSTEDVASATSPPGESAGADESTRSVFDRRYRALSVGVITTVSVVAFESLGVATVLPVVARELGGLGSFGWGLSALMLANIVGAVVAGRVADRGGPWVPFAASIAVFVAGCLLAAASPSWLVFLAGRAVQGFGVGGVMAIAFMSIGATYPDHLQPRMYALLSSAWSIPALAGPPIGGLVAETAGWPWVFIIIVPIAVVAALLATPAMRRLVESGAPSEAPRGWRNNVVLNSVLLTAGTAVLLLALEAVSALVVVVGVVAGLLIAGVGLRHVTPPGTLVARRGVAAGIVVRAGLCGAYFGTEAFLPLGMSELRGVGTTLSGIGLAVGALTWVGGSFWQAKVDGGTTRDRSRATALGSLVLAVGAVVVAVAILVPAVPAVFAVVGWGIGGLGMGVAVNASTSETMRLSPPESLGLTSSSLQLAQTLATALIAGLGGGLISLVTAGGGTVATALLITFAVTVAIALGSVVVAGRFRAGSEEPAPASANAVA from the coding sequence ATGAGTACCGAAGATGTGGCGTCCGCGACGAGCCCGCCGGGCGAGTCCGCGGGCGCGGACGAGTCGACGCGCAGCGTCTTCGACCGCCGCTACCGCGCGCTCTCGGTGGGCGTGATCACGACGGTCAGCGTCGTCGCCTTCGAATCGCTCGGTGTGGCCACCGTCCTCCCCGTCGTGGCTCGCGAGCTCGGCGGCCTCGGGTCGTTCGGCTGGGGCCTGTCGGCGCTGATGCTGGCCAACATCGTCGGTGCGGTGGTGGCCGGCCGCGTCGCCGACCGCGGCGGGCCGTGGGTGCCGTTCGCCGCCTCGATCGCCGTGTTCGTGGCGGGCTGCCTGCTCGCGGCGGCCAGCCCGAGCTGGCTGGTGTTCCTCGCCGGACGCGCGGTGCAGGGCTTCGGCGTCGGTGGCGTCATGGCCATCGCGTTCATGTCCATCGGGGCCACCTACCCGGACCACCTGCAACCGAGGATGTACGCGCTGCTGTCCTCGGCGTGGTCCATCCCGGCGCTGGCCGGCCCGCCGATCGGCGGGCTCGTGGCCGAGACGGCCGGCTGGCCGTGGGTCTTCATCATCATCGTGCCGATCGCGGTCGTCGCCGCGCTGCTGGCGACCCCGGCGATGCGGCGGCTCGTCGAGTCCGGCGCGCCCTCCGAAGCTCCGCGCGGCTGGCGCAACAACGTGGTGCTCAACAGCGTGCTGCTCACCGCGGGCACCGCCGTCCTGCTGCTGGCGCTGGAGGCGGTGTCGGCGCTCGTGGTGGTCGTCGGCGTCGTGGCCGGCCTGCTGATCGCCGGGGTGGGACTCCGCCACGTCACCCCTCCTGGGACGTTGGTCGCACGGCGCGGGGTCGCCGCCGGCATCGTGGTTCGCGCGGGCCTGTGCGGCGCGTACTTCGGCACCGAGGCGTTCCTGCCGCTGGGCATGTCCGAACTGCGCGGCGTGGGCACGACGCTGTCCGGCATCGGGCTGGCGGTCGGTGCGCTCACCTGGGTCGGCGGCTCGTTCTGGCAGGCCAAAGTGGACGGTGGGACGACCCGCGACCGCTCCCGCGCGACCGCGCTGGGATCGCTGGTCCTCGCCGTCGGAGCCGTCGTCGTCGCGGTGGCGATCCTGGTGCCCGCCGTGCCCGCGGTCTTCGCCGTCGTCGGCTGGGGCATCGGCGGACTCGGGATGGGTGTCGCGGTCAACGCGAGCACCTCGGAGACGATGCGGCTTTCCCCGCCGGAGAGCCTCGGCCTGACCTCGTCGTCCCTGCAACTGGCCCAGACGCTGGCGACCGCGCTCATCGCCGGTCTCGGCGGCGGGTTGATCAGCCTCGTCACGGCGGGCGGCGGCACGGTGGCCACGGCGCTGCTCATCACCTTCGCGGTGACGGTGGCGATCGCACTGGGCAGCGTGGTCGTCGCCGGGCGTTTCCGCGCCGGATCGGAGGAGCCGGCACCGGCGTCGGCGAACGCCGTGGCGTAA
- a CDS encoding pyridoxal-phosphate dependent enzyme — protein MNADAVDAPWKPDLDYSLDVDAVTGRFPAMADFRRKLGGTRLVEVPVPAGSARVLAKAEWENPCGSIKDRTAFALLCEVLADCDDPRGLHLVEYSGGNLAAPLSVLCGRLGVRLTLVLSEATPGDYVDELRSRGAAVDLVDREEGFLGVMERARELSGTGRLLYQHRSQANLWMHRISTGAEVVEQLGEAVPDRFVASVGTGGTLVGVLSALGERHPGVRGVVVTPSELPYGSDEPPNGRPKYAGSGGLGNGIRQPFVLGAVDRMDGYRTVSRPRAISLMRQCLDETGMRLGSSAAANWRTALDVAAELGEGATVVTVFPDAGSPSEWAEAGR, from the coding sequence ATGAACGCAGATGCCGTGGACGCACCCTGGAAACCAGACCTCGATTACTCGCTCGACGTCGACGCGGTGACCGGCCGGTTTCCCGCGATGGCCGATTTCCGCCGGAAGCTGGGAGGCACCCGCCTCGTGGAGGTTCCCGTGCCCGCGGGTTCGGCCCGGGTGCTGGCCAAGGCCGAATGGGAGAACCCCTGCGGGTCCATCAAGGACAGAACCGCGTTCGCCCTGCTGTGCGAGGTCCTGGCCGACTGCGACGACCCGCGCGGACTGCACCTGGTCGAGTACTCCGGTGGCAACCTGGCCGCGCCGCTGTCGGTCCTGTGCGGACGGCTGGGCGTGCGGCTGACCCTGGTGCTGTCGGAGGCGACCCCCGGTGACTACGTGGACGAACTGCGCTCGCGCGGCGCCGCCGTCGACCTCGTCGACCGGGAAGAGGGATTCCTGGGCGTGATGGAACGCGCGCGGGAGCTCAGCGGCACCGGGCGCCTGCTCTACCAGCACCGCAGCCAGGCGAACCTGTGGATGCACCGGATCTCCACCGGCGCCGAGGTCGTCGAGCAGCTCGGCGAGGCGGTACCCGACCGGTTCGTCGCGTCGGTGGGCACCGGCGGCACGCTGGTCGGCGTGCTGTCCGCGCTGGGCGAGCGGCATCCCGGCGTGCGCGGCGTGGTCGTGACGCCGAGCGAGCTGCCCTACGGCTCGGACGAACCGCCCAACGGCCGTCCCAAGTACGCGGGTTCGGGTGGGCTCGGCAACGGGATCCGGCAACCGTTCGTGCTCGGCGCGGTGGACCGGATGGACGGCTACCGCACGGTCTCCCGGCCGCGGGCGATCTCCCTGATGCGTCAATGCCTGGACGAGACCGGGATGCGGCTCGGCAGTTCGGCGGCGGCGAACTGGCGCACCGCGCTGGACGTCGCGGCCGAACTGGGCGAGGGCGCCACGGTGGTCACCGTCTTCCCGGACGCGGGCTCGCCGTCGGAATGGGCGGAGGCCGGACGGTGA
- a CDS encoding class I SAM-dependent methyltransferase has protein sequence MRRGAGHGSAETLHSARTQALSFGDGSDEYDRTRPRYPDELILDLVADKPERALDIGTGTGVVGRQLQPHVPEVVGIEPDERMRAVARRRGLRVENATFESWQPGSRTFDLVVSGQAWHWVEPEEGTRKVASVLVAGGRFGVFWNFARPSEQFLAVASPVYRRHAPELAERTLLLGNDDGRVSRTAGRLRESGQFHDVSVSTYPSSVSYTPREWVDHIGTWSDHRALPGQRAAALGAELAEALAGLGAVFDMDYANVLVSARKQPRASGSGQEVRR, from the coding sequence GTGAGGCGGGGCGCCGGGCACGGAAGTGCCGAGACGCTGCACAGCGCCCGCACCCAGGCGCTGTCCTTCGGGGACGGTTCCGACGAGTACGACCGCACCCGCCCGCGCTATCCGGACGAGCTGATCCTGGATCTGGTCGCGGACAAACCGGAACGCGCGCTGGACATCGGTACCGGAACGGGCGTGGTCGGGCGCCAGCTCCAGCCGCACGTGCCCGAGGTGGTCGGGATCGAGCCCGACGAGCGGATGCGCGCGGTGGCGCGCCGGCGCGGGCTGCGGGTCGAGAACGCGACCTTCGAGTCGTGGCAACCGGGTTCCCGCACGTTCGACCTGGTGGTCTCGGGCCAGGCATGGCACTGGGTGGAGCCGGAGGAAGGCACCCGCAAGGTCGCCTCGGTGCTGGTCGCGGGCGGCCGGTTCGGGGTGTTCTGGAACTTCGCGCGCCCGTCCGAGCAGTTCCTGGCGGTGGCGTCGCCGGTCTACCGCAGGCACGCGCCGGAGCTGGCGGAGCGGACGCTGCTGCTGGGCAACGACGACGGCCGGGTGTCGCGGACGGCGGGCAGACTGCGGGAGTCCGGGCAGTTCCACGACGTGTCGGTGAGCACCTACCCGTCCTCGGTCAGCTACACGCCGCGGGAGTGGGTCGACCACATCGGAACCTGGAGCGACCACCGCGCCCTGCCCGGACAGCGGGCGGCGGCGCTGGGCGCCGAGCTCGCCGAGGCTCTCGCCGGGCTCGGAGCGGTTTTCGACATGGACTACGCGAATGTCCTCGTGAGCGCCCGGAAACAACCGCGGGCGAGCGGATCCGGCCAGGAGGTGCGGCGATGA
- a CDS encoding aldehyde dehydrogenase has protein sequence MTSSPDRLRFYVDGAWRQPSGTERYSLLEAATGEPLGTAAMATPEDVDAAVRAARRAFDAGEWGSASAEERSKLLHRFADALSARAEATSTLVSRENGMPIGLSRVANGAGPVAQLRRYADLVAGMELERPRPSPLGSTIVRREPVGVVAAITPWNYPQSLAMAKIAPALAVGCTVVLKPSPETALDAYVLADAAEEAGLPPGVLNVVAGGRETGAAVVAHPGVDKVAFTGSTAAGRAVGAECGRQVKRFMLELGGKSAAIVLDDCDLDVLRAGLETASFRNNGQTCSAQTRVLAPRSRYDEVVEAVVGVAEDLVLGNPLDPSVTCGPMVTEEHRERVLGYVRAARDSGAVLACGGGRPAGLDRGWFVEPTVFVDVDNSAPLAREEVFGPVLAVIPYDGEDEAVEIANDSEYGLAGSVWTSDDERGLDVCRRVRTGTIGINYYSLDFGAPFGGVKQSGVGRELGPEAVDGYLEYKSIYAGADRLSGSS, from the coding sequence ATGACGAGCAGTCCGGACCGGCTCCGGTTCTACGTGGACGGTGCGTGGCGGCAGCCGTCGGGTACCGAGCGCTACTCGCTGCTGGAGGCCGCCACCGGAGAGCCGCTGGGCACGGCCGCCATGGCGACGCCCGAGGACGTCGACGCGGCGGTGCGCGCGGCCCGCCGGGCGTTCGACGCCGGCGAGTGGGGCAGCGCCTCGGCCGAGGAGCGCTCGAAGCTGCTGCACCGGTTCGCCGACGCACTCTCGGCGCGCGCGGAGGCGACCAGCACGCTGGTGAGCAGGGAGAACGGCATGCCCATCGGGCTGTCCAGGGTCGCCAACGGCGCGGGTCCCGTGGCCCAGCTGCGTCGTTACGCCGACCTGGTCGCCGGGATGGAGCTGGAGCGACCGCGCCCGAGCCCGCTGGGCTCGACGATCGTGCGCCGCGAGCCGGTCGGCGTGGTCGCGGCGATCACGCCGTGGAACTACCCGCAGTCGCTGGCGATGGCCAAGATCGCCCCCGCGCTGGCGGTCGGATGCACTGTCGTGCTCAAGCCGTCGCCGGAGACCGCGCTCGACGCCTACGTCCTGGCCGACGCAGCCGAGGAGGCGGGGCTGCCGCCGGGGGTGCTCAACGTCGTCGCGGGTGGACGCGAGACCGGCGCGGCCGTCGTGGCCCACCCCGGCGTGGACAAGGTCGCGTTCACCGGGTCGACCGCCGCCGGCCGCGCGGTCGGCGCGGAATGCGGCCGCCAGGTGAAGCGGTTCATGCTGGAGCTGGGCGGCAAGAGCGCCGCGATCGTGCTGGACGACTGCGACCTCGACGTCCTGCGCGCGGGCCTGGAGACGGCTTCCTTCCGCAACAACGGCCAGACCTGCAGCGCGCAGACCCGCGTCCTCGCGCCTCGCTCGCGCTACGACGAGGTCGTCGAAGCCGTCGTGGGAGTAGCCGAGGACCTGGTGCTGGGCAACCCACTCGACCCGTCGGTCACCTGCGGGCCGATGGTCACCGAGGAACATCGGGAGCGGGTGCTCGGGTACGTGCGCGCTGCCCGCGACAGCGGCGCCGTCCTGGCGTGCGGGGGCGGTCGCCCGGCGGGCCTGGACCGCGGCTGGTTCGTCGAGCCGACGGTGTTCGTCGACGTCGACAACTCCGCGCCGCTGGCGCGGGAAGAGGTTTTCGGCCCCGTGCTGGCGGTGATCCCCTACGACGGCGAGGACGAGGCCGTAGAGATCGCCAACGACAGCGAGTACGGGCTCGCGGGGTCGGTGTGGACCTCCGACGACGAGCGCGGTCTCGACGTCTGCCGGCGGGTGCGCACCGGCACGATCGGCATCAACTATTACAGCCTCGACTTCGGGGCACCGTTCGGCGGTGTGAAGCAGAGCGGTGTCGGGCGGGAGCTCGGGCCCGAAGCCGTCGACGGCTACCTCGAGTACAAGTCGATCTACGCCGGGGCGGACCGCCTGAGCGGATCGAGCTGA